One genomic region from Balaenoptera acutorostrata chromosome 1, mBalAcu1.1, whole genome shotgun sequence encodes:
- the PRMT6 gene encoding protein arginine N-methyltransferase 6: MSQPKRRKLESGGGGEGGEGTEEEDGGELEVALPRPRRTRRERDQLYYQCYSDVSVHEEMIADRVRTDAYRLGILRNWAALRGKTVLDVGAGTGILSIFCAQAGARRVYAVEASDIWQQAREVVRLNGLEDRVHVLPGPVETVELPEQVDAIVSEWMGCGLLHESMLSSVLHARTKWLKEGGLLLPASAELFVAPISDQMLELRLSFWSQMKQLYGVDMSCLESFATRCLMGHSEIVVQGLSGEDVLARPQCFAQLELARAGLEQELEAGVGGRFRFSCYGSAHMHGFAIWFQVTFPGGDSEKPLVLSTSPFHPVTHWKQALLYLNEPVQVEQDTDVSGEITLLPSQDNHRHLRVLLRYKVGDQEEKTKDFAMED, encoded by the coding sequence ATGTCGCAGCCCAAGAGAAGAAAGCTTGAGTCGGGGGGCGGCGGCgaaggaggggagggaactgAAGAGGAAGATGGCGGAGAGCTGGAGGTGGCCCTGCCACGACCCCGGAGGACTAGGCGGGAGCGGGACCAGCTGTACTACCAGTGCTACTCGGATGTATCGGTCCACGAGGAGATGATTGCCGACCGCGTCCGCACCGATGCCTACCGCCTGGGCATCCTGCGGAACTGGGCAGCGCTGCGGGGCAAGACCGTGCTGGACGTGGGCGCGGGCACCGGCATTCTCAGCATCTTCTGTGCCCAGGCCGGGGCCCGGCGCGTGTACGCGGTGGAGGCCAGCGACATCTGGCAACAGGCCCGGGAAGTGGTGCGGCTCAACGGGCTGGAGGACCGAGTGCACGTCCTGCCGGGGCCGGTGGAGACGGTGGAGTTGCCGGAGCAGGTGGATGCCATCGTGAGCGAGTGGATGGGCTGCGGACTCCTGCACGAGTCCATGCTGAGCTCTGTGCTCCACGCGCGGACCAAGTGGCTGAAGGAGGGCGGTCTGCTACTGCCGGCTTCCGCCGAGCTGTTCGTGGCGCCCATCAGCGACCAGATGCTGGAGTTGCGCCTAAGCTTCTGGAGCCAGATGAAGCAGCTCTACGGTGTGGACATGAGCTGCCTGGAGAGCTTCGCCACGCGCTGCCTCATGGGCCACTCAGAAATCGTGGTGCAAGGCCTGTCCGGCGAGGATGTGCTGGCCCGGCCGCAGTGCTTTGCTCAGCTGGAGCTGGCCCGCGCCGGCCTGGAGCAGGAGCtggaggcgggggtgggtgggCGCTTCCGCTTCAGCTGCTACGGCTCGGCTCACATGCACGGCTTTGCCATCTGGTTCCAGGTGACCTTCCCCGGAGGGGACTCGGAGAAACCCCTGGTGCTGTCCACCTCGCCTTTTCACCCAGTCACGCACTGGAAGCAGGCACTCCTCTACCTGAACGAGCCTGTGCAAGTGGAGCAAGATACGGACGTTTCCGGAGAGATCACGCTGCTGCCCTCCCAGGACAACCACCGTCACCTACGCGTGCTGCTGCGCTACAAAGTGGGCGACCAGGAGGAAAAGACCAAAGACTTTGCCATGGAGGACTGA